TTTGACGATGAACTTGCTGGTTTCACAGGTCGACTTACAGCACTCGACGCCGTCAGGATTATAATCAGCGACGGAAGGCGGTTTATCAAGACAGACTCCTCTACATATGACTTGATCGAAATATCAGCGCTCGGTTCATTTGCGGCAGCTTCCTCCGGAGTCACCGCCTTGAGCGAGACATATCTCTTTACGGTAGAGGCGATAAGGGATGGGCTGCAGCTTCTCAAACCCGGCGGTATGATCTCACTGACCGCATGGTTGAAACATCCTCCAAGAGATAATCTTAAACTCCTCGCCACAGCTGCGGAAGCGCTCGAGGAAGAGGAGTTTAGATACCCCGGGCGGAACGTATTCTTCTTCAGGGGCTGGGGTACTGCTACTATTTTAATAAAGCGGGAAGAATTCACCGGGACGGAAATTGAGAAATTAAAAGAATTCTGCGAGAAGCTATTCTTCGACGTAATTCATTACCCGGGAATCAACAAAACAGAAGTTAACAGGTATAACCGATTCTCGGAACCGCAGTATTTTCAGGCAGCCGCGGAGATACTGTCGAACGCGCACCGGCGTGAGGATTTTTACGCATCGTACCTGTTTGACGTCTCCCCCGCAAGAGACGGCAAGCCGTATTTTAATCACTTGTTCAAGCTTACATCAATCCCACATCTTTACCGGACTCTCGGCGTGGAATGGATACCTTTTATTGAGTGGGGCTACATCATACTCTTTGCGACTCTTGTGCAGGCTCTGATTGCAAGTACAGTTCTTATCCTCATCCCGCTGAGGTTTCTGAACCACAGTACAGTCGCAATCCGAAGGGTGCGGAAGCTGAAAATATGGATTTATTTTGCCTCAATAGGACTCGCCTATATGTTAGTGGAGATAGTGTTCACTCAGAAATTTACTCTTTTTCTTGCAGAACCGGTCTACTCGGTTTCTGTGACCTTAGCCGCGCTCCTTTTCTGGTCAGGGATCGGAAGTTATTTCTCAGACGAAATCAGAAAGAGAATCCCGAACGCCTTCCTGATTCCAGCAATGGCGGCGGCATTAATAATCATGGAAATCGCGCTCCTCGATCACGTTTTTAACGTCGCACTCCATCTCGGTCTGGGGTGGAGGATAATTATCGCTATTGTCATTATAGCACCGCTCGGATTTGCCATGGGAATACCCTTCCCCGTTGGCTTGAAGGCGTTGGGAGAAACGGCAGAGAATTACGTTCCGTGGGCATGGGGGATCAACGGATGCGCTTCGGTAATAGGCGCTGTTCTCGCAATGACGTTATCGGTTTCCTTCGGATTCAGTGCGGTTCTGATGGCCGCAGCGGGTTTGTACATCGCAGCGGGCCTTTCAGGATTAATTACGGGGGAATAAGTCTGCATCCCATTCAAATACAGCTCTTCATAATGTTTCGGTGACCTGCCCCCATTTAGTCCATCTTCTATATTACACTTTAAGCCCTTGCCCCGCCCCCATTTTCTGTTCTCAGCATGACCATTCGAGCACTGGATACATATCATCGAGAAACGCACCTACATCGTTTATATCATCTTTATAAGTCAGATCCGGAATGAATTCAGCGAGCGGGATAGAAATCATAGTTTCCGGAAAATCGCTTAGCATGTTGAGTATTGCTGTTTGAATCTCTTTCTCCCCTCTTATTTCGTTAACCGGACAATTAAGCAAATATGTGTAGATCAAAGCACCGCTAAATTTAAAGAGATTCATACTAACACGGATTTTTGAGTTGGAGTTCCTAAATTTCTTTAGATCGGCATTAACCGGTTTCTCGAGAATGTCTGTCAAGTAGCCGGCTTCGTTTACAATGATGACAGCAAATTTTGATATTCTCTCTGCAGGAAGATCAAGCGCTTCGGCATCGTATGCGATAAAAGCGTTCGGGCTACTCTCCGTTAAAACCAGTTTGAGCGCTTTCTCGGAATATAAATTGTCACTGTTGCACATGGAAAACTCCGTTTCCTTTAGATACGGATATGATTCGAGCGCCGAAAGCAACGCATCAGCTGTTCCGGACGGCTTTTCTCTGCCGACCGCAATTCTCTGAATTGAATACGATATATTAAGGCCATGAAAATCATTTCCTGAATCAGCAGGACCATAAAATTTTCTGAATAGACTGTATTCTTCCCCGGTAACAATAATAATCCTTGTGTAACCTGCGTTCTGGGCGTTATATAGGAGATAATCGAGAAAAGGTCTCTGTTTCTTCCCAACTTGTATAATGCCTTTGTCCCTTACGTTCGCCTGCTCGATTTCGCTTTCAGTCAATTTCCCGGATGCGTCTGAAGTTTTCATTCTTGAGGAAAGTCCGCCTGCAAGAATAATTAGTGTATCATGCATCGGAAATTTCTCCACTGACCTCCGCCCCGCTGTTTACGCTGACCTTGTATGCTTTACCTCCTGCTTGCCCGATTGATTCGATGACTTCATCCTCCCGTCCCGGAGCAAGTACGACAATGGTACCACCTCCACCGGAGCCGTTTATCTTCGCACCGAGGGCACCCGCCTCGAGTGCTGCGTCGATCATCGAATCGATCCTTTCTGTCGTAAGCCTTAAATTGTTCTTGAGTACAGAATGATGCCTGTTCATGAGAGATCCAATCCTCCCGAAATCGGGTGAATCTTTTTTGAATTCGGCGAGAGCCTCGATAGTATACGAGTGATTTAGTACAGCGCCTTTGAGATACGGCCGTTTCTCGTCGTCAACGAGGGGAAGCAGTTCAGGCATGTCACCGATCTTTATTTCGTCAATAGTCTTATTGGGAAGGAATTCGTGAATCTGATCCATCGCCCCATTTACCGATTTTCTGCCGAGACTGAGCACCGAGAGAGTATCCTTGGGCGCATTGGAATCCCCGAGAATCAACCCCTCCATCTTTTTTGCGAGCTCAGTGATCCGATAATCGCCTGTCGTTTCTATATGTATGACGTTTCCCATTGCAATGCTGAAATGATCCATCATGCCGCCAGGTTCACCATGCTCCAAAACCTCCGCTTCATACGCCAATCGAGCTAGATTTTCAGGTGTTAATTCCAGTACCGATGGATAAATATTCAAGAGCAGGTTAATCCACGCGGTAACAAGAGCACTCGAACTTGATGCTCCCGAACTGA
This sequence is a window from Candidatus Neomarinimicrobiota bacterium. Protein-coding genes within it:
- a CDS encoding NTP transferase domain-containing protein; its protein translation is MHDTLIILAGGLSSRMKTSDASGKLTESEIEQANVRDKGIIQVGKKQRPFLDYLLYNAQNAGYTRIIIVTGEEYSLFRKFYGPADSGNDFHGLNISYSIQRIAVGREKPSGTADALLSALESYPYLKETEFSMCNSDNLYSEKALKLVLTESSPNAFIAYDAEALDLPAERISKFAVIIVNEAGYLTDILEKPVNADLKKFRNSNSKIRVSMNLFKFSGALIYTYLLNCPVNEIRGEKEIQTAILNMLSDFPETMISIPLAEFIPDLTYKDDINDVGAFLDDMYPVLEWSC
- a CDS encoding galactokinase — translated: MISRAPARVCLLGEHQDYLGLPVIVAAINIYIEISAERNYSEYFRIDMPDIGKSRKIHLDERFETLERRDYFGSSLKVLRGHGCKPDFGLDLKVSSAIPISSGASSSSALVTAWINLLLNIYPSVLELTPENLARLAYEAEVLEHGEPGGMMDHFSIAMGNVIHIETTGDYRITELAKKMEGLILGDSNAPKDTLSVLSLGRKSVNGAMDQIHEFLPNKTIDEIKIGDMPELLPLVDDEKRPYLKGAVLNHSYTIEALAEFKKDSPDFGRIGSLMNRHHSVLKNNLRLTTERIDSMIDAALEAGALGAKINGSGGGGTIVVLAPGREDEVIESIGQAGGKAYKVSVNSGAEVSGEISDA
- a CDS encoding SAM-dependent methyltransferase — encoded protein: LGRLSVVESPVIRIAPGLSTAFTGTIPPQKALHFDAASPTAMIEWDGISLPPEYLDYLPEAAPYSVVNKPNVLIIGMGGGRHLLRAIKHESNSITVVERDRRVVNLFDDELAGFTGRLTALDAVRIIISDGRRFIKTDSSTYDLIEISALGSFAAASSGVTALSETYLFTVEAIRDGLQLLKPGGMISLTAWLKHPPRDNLKLLATAAEALEEEEFRYPGRNVFFFRGWGTATILIKREEFTGTEIEKLKEFCEKLFFDVIHYPGINKTEVNRYNRFSEPQYFQAAAEILSNAHRREDFYASYLFDVSPARDGKPYFNHLFKLTSIPHLYRTLGVEWIPFIEWGYIILFATLVQALIASTVLILIPLRFLNHSTVAIRRVRKLKIWIYFASIGLAYMLVEIVFTQKFTLFLAEPVYSVSVTLAALLFWSGIGSYFSDEIRKRIPNAFLIPAMAAALIIMEIALLDHVFNVALHLGLGWRIIIAIVIIAPLGFAMGIPFPVGLKALGETAENYVPWAWGINGCASVIGAVLAMTLSVSFGFSAVLMAAAGLYIAAGLSGLITGE